The genomic region TGTGGCATTTGAATAAATTTAATTTGGGAAAGCGCTAATGAAGCAGCGATAGCAAGAGCTGAGTAAGTAAGTACTCGTATTCTCATCCTCCTGTTTTTATCTCTTCCTCGTGTAACTGCAATGAAAAGGATAATTAAAGCTAATATCCCAATCATTATTTGACCTAGTATAGAAGAAATGATACCTTGTAAATCTCCTTCGGCTAGAAGCCTTTGGAATTCCTTGAACATAAAAAACCTCCTTTAGTATTACGTAAGAGGTTGACTTAAGAAACCTCTATTTTACTTAACTAGCTACAAATAAAGTAACTATCATTTCTATAAGCTTATGTAGAAACAATACATAAGATAGGTAACTTGCTTCTTAATGAAACCATTACTCATGATAGCTTAGAAAGTAGGTTTTGTCAAGTAACCTAATAAACCAGAAAAATATAGCATATTGGATTTGCTTTAGGTGGAGAAAAAATAGAATTAATTATGAATCTTGAATAAATGACTTCTAAATAAGAGGTCATCTTTTTTGTTGTTTAACAAATAAAAATTTACTATTTTTTTGTTCATCGAATATTAAAAAAATAAAAGAATAACTTTAATGCTTGTATCATATGTATAATTCAAGGAAAGCTCAATTTTTTACTAAGAATAACTTTTTAAGGAGGAAGAATAAAAGGTGAGTAAAATAGAGAATAAAGCTAAATTAACAACTAATGAAAAAACAAATGCATTAAGAGGTGCAATACAGCACAGAGCCACATGGATGGCTCTAATGTTCCTTGAAATGGAAAAAGCCGGTTATGATGCAGAGAAAGTTACAAGAGCTGCAGTTAAACAAACAGGGCTTATGCATGGTGGGATATTAAAAGATATATCTGCTTCTGATAATTTACCAGATTTTAAAGATGCTTTTTTAACTGAAGACGGTATAAATAACTTTGAAATGGACATCAAAACTCTACTTGATAATGAATTATATGTTGAGTTTAATTATTGTGCACTCGTCGAGGCATGGAAAAAGCTTGGCATTGAGGATGAAAAAATTGCTCTATTATGTGATATAGCAATGGATGGAGATAGGGGGATTGCTGAATCAATGGGATACGACTTTGAATTGGGAAATACAATCGCACAGGGTTGTAAAACCTGTAATATTAGGTTCCTTAAA from Serpentinicella alkaliphila harbors:
- a CDS encoding L-2-amino-thiazoline-4-carboxylic acid hydrolase; the protein is MSKIENKAKLTTNEKTNALRGAIQHRATWMALMFLEMEKAGYDAEKVTRAAVKQTGLMHGGILKDISASDNLPDFKDAFLTEDGINNFEMDIKTLLDNELYVEFNYCALVEAWKKLGIEDEKIALLCDIAMDGDRGIAESMGYDFELGNTIAQGCKTCNIRFLKK